A region of Channa argus isolate prfri chromosome 8, Channa argus male v1.0, whole genome shotgun sequence DNA encodes the following proteins:
- the LOC137132003 gene encoding disks large homolog 1-like isoform X13: protein MNTPANKRTRVWCEYSRFEAKIHDLREQMMTSSVSSSSTSLRSTQKRILYVRALFDYDGSASDLNMPSQALPFHFGDILHVSSTGEEEWWPARHLSPPPPNTPEVGVIPSHRRAEKKERSRLKIVRVSRSQDRSDQDDRELVTSGTSDSESSSSGQEETFLTYQPVMQLEVNYTRPVIILGPMKDRVNDDLISEFPDKFGSCVPHTTRPRRDYEVDGRDYHFMSSRELMEREIQEHKFIEAGQYNNHLYGTSIQSVREVAEKGKHCILDVSGNAIKRLQMAGLHPIAVFIRPCTVENILEMNKRFTEEQARKTYDRAVKLEQEFTEYFTAIVQGSSLEEIYSRVKLIIEEQSGPYIWVPTKERL from the exons AGTACAGTCGTTTCGAGGCAAAGATCCATGACCTGAGGGAacagatgatgaccagcagtgTCAGTTCCAGCTCCACGTCGCTCCGCTCCACACAGAAACGCATACTTTATGTcag AGCGCTGTTCGACTACGACGGAAGTGCGTCAGATCTGAACATGCCCAGCCAGGCCCTACCGTTTCACTTCGGGGATATCCTCCACGTGAGCAGCACTGGCGAAGAAGAGTGGTGGCCTGCCCGCCACCTCAGCCCCCCGCCCCCAAACACCCCCGAAGTCGGAGTCATCCCCAGCCATAGGAG ggcagagaagaaagagagatcGAGGTTAAAAATAGTCAGAGTTTCGAGGTCTCAGGACAGATCG gatCAGGATGATAGAG AGCTGGTAACCTCTGGCACCAGCGATAGTGAGAGTAGTTCCT ctggCCAGGAGGAGACCTTCCTCACCTACCAACCTGTCATGCAGCTGGAAG TTAATTACACACGGCCAGTCATCATACTTGGACCAATGAAAGATCGTGTCAACGATGACCTCATCTCTGAGTTCCCTGATAAGTTTGGCTCCTGTGTCCCGC ATACAACGCGGCCGCGACGAGACTACGAAGTCGACGGCAGAGATTACCACTTCATGTCCTCCAGAGAACTCATGGAGCGAGAGATTCAAGAACACAAATTTATTGAAGCTGGACAGTATAACAACCATCTGTATGGCACCAGCATACAGTCTGTTAGAGAAGTTGCTGAAAAG GGTAAACACTGCATACTGGATGTATCAGGGAATGCGATTAAGCGTCTCCAGATGGCAGGCCTCCACCCCATCGCTGTCTTCATTAGACCATGCACCGTCGAAAACATCCT AGAGATGAACAAGCGTTTCACTGAAGAGCAGGCGAGGAAGACCTATGACAGAGCTGTCAAACTGGAGCAGGAGTTTACAGAATACTTCACCG CTATAGTCCAGGGCTCCTCTCTAGAAGAAATATATTCACGGGTGAAGCTGATCATCGAGGAGCAGTCTGGTCCTTACATCTGGGTGCCCACCAAGGAGCGGCTCTGA
- the LOC137132003 gene encoding disks large homolog 1-like isoform X14 — protein sequence MMTSSVSSSSTSLRSTQKRILYVRALFDYDGSASDLNMPSQALPFHFGDILHVSSTGEEEWWPARHLSPPPPNTPEVGVIPSHRRAEKKERSRLKIVRVSRSQDRSDQDDRELVTSGTSDSESSSSGQEETFLTYQPVMQLEVNYTRPVIILGPMKDRVNDDLISEFPDKFGSCVPHTTRPRRDYEVDGRDYHFMSSRELMEREIQEHKFIEAGQYNNHLYGTSIQSVREVAEKGKHCILDVSGNAIKRLQMAGLHPIAVFIRPCTVENILEMNKRFTEEQARKTYDRAVKLEQEFTEYFTAIVQGSSLEEIYSRVKLIIEEQSGPYIWVPTKERL from the exons atgatgaccagcagtgTCAGTTCCAGCTCCACGTCGCTCCGCTCCACACAGAAACGCATACTTTATGTcag AGCGCTGTTCGACTACGACGGAAGTGCGTCAGATCTGAACATGCCCAGCCAGGCCCTACCGTTTCACTTCGGGGATATCCTCCACGTGAGCAGCACTGGCGAAGAAGAGTGGTGGCCTGCCCGCCACCTCAGCCCCCCGCCCCCAAACACCCCCGAAGTCGGAGTCATCCCCAGCCATAGGAG ggcagagaagaaagagagatcGAGGTTAAAAATAGTCAGAGTTTCGAGGTCTCAGGACAGATCG gatCAGGATGATAGAG AGCTGGTAACCTCTGGCACCAGCGATAGTGAGAGTAGTTCCT ctggCCAGGAGGAGACCTTCCTCACCTACCAACCTGTCATGCAGCTGGAAG TTAATTACACACGGCCAGTCATCATACTTGGACCAATGAAAGATCGTGTCAACGATGACCTCATCTCTGAGTTCCCTGATAAGTTTGGCTCCTGTGTCCCGC ATACAACGCGGCCGCGACGAGACTACGAAGTCGACGGCAGAGATTACCACTTCATGTCCTCCAGAGAACTCATGGAGCGAGAGATTCAAGAACACAAATTTATTGAAGCTGGACAGTATAACAACCATCTGTATGGCACCAGCATACAGTCTGTTAGAGAAGTTGCTGAAAAG GGTAAACACTGCATACTGGATGTATCAGGGAATGCGATTAAGCGTCTCCAGATGGCAGGCCTCCACCCCATCGCTGTCTTCATTAGACCATGCACCGTCGAAAACATCCT AGAGATGAACAAGCGTTTCACTGAAGAGCAGGCGAGGAAGACCTATGACAGAGCTGTCAAACTGGAGCAGGAGTTTACAGAATACTTCACCG CTATAGTCCAGGGCTCCTCTCTAGAAGAAATATATTCACGGGTGAAGCTGATCATCGAGGAGCAGTCTGGTCCTTACATCTGGGTGCCCACCAAGGAGCGGCTCTGA